The genomic segment CAGCAACCCCAGCAGGGCCAGCCGCAACAGGGGGAGTCGGCGGACTCGCAGGTGGCCGGTGTGGACGAGCCCGTGGGCCGCCCGCCCGAGCGTGAGACGCGGCCGCCCGAAATCGCGCCGATCACCGACCAGCCCGGCGTGCTGACAGGCGAAGGCAAGCTGGTGGTGGAACCAGGCTTCCAGTACGGCTATTCATCCAATAACCGCGTAGCGCTGGTCGGCTACACGGTGATTCCCGCCATCCTGATCGGGCTTGTCGACGTGCGCGAAGTCAAGACCACGACCTACCTGGCGTCTGTGGCGTTGCGCTACGGCATCACCAAGCGACTGGAAATTGAAGCGAAGGTGCCATACGTCCACAGCTCCGGCTCCACAGTCAGCCGTGAGATATTCACGGGCACGGCGGTCGACAATGTCTTCAACGCAGCTGGCAGCGGTCTTGGCGACGTGGAAGCAACTCTGCGTTACCAGCTCAACTACGGCAATGAAAAGATGCCGTACTTCATTGGCTGGCTGCGCTACAAGTCCAACACTGGCAAGGATCCGTTCGAGGTCGTCACCGATTGCGTGACGCGCTGCGTCGGCAACGCGACTGGCACGGGCCTGCCACTGGGGCTGCCGACCGGCACGGGCTTCCAGGCCATCCAGCCGGGCGTCACGTGGCTGTTGCCGACCGACCCGGCGGTGTTCTTCGGCACCTTCAGCTACCTGCACAACTTCGCGCGCGACAACGTCAGCCGTACCGTGCTCAACGGCGACAAGGAGTTCCTGGGCAAGATCGCCCCCGGGGACATCTTCGAGTTCAGCTTCGGCATGGGCCTGGCGCTCAACGAGCATGCCTCGTTCTCGATCGGCTACGACCAGGCCATCATCTGGCCGACCAAGCAGAACGGTCAGACGGTGCCGGGCTCGGTGCGCGTGACGCAGGGCACGCTGCTGGTGGGCTATTCCTATCGCTTCAACAACCGCTACACGCTGAACCTCTCGGTGGGCGCGGGCCTCACGCGCGATACGCCTGATCTGCAGGTCAATGTACGTCTGCCGATCACATTCTGACGCGCGACCCAGGGCGCTTGTGACGCGTGCGACGGACGCGCGCGTCACATCGCCAGACCCGGCGGGAAAGCTGTCTTGCACTCACCGCATGAACGGCGTACAAAGAAACAACCCCCGTCCCACAGACGGTATCCCCACTTCCGGGACGGCCTGAAAAAGGAGACAGACATGCGCAAACGCATCTTCTGGTTGTTGCCCGATCTGGTCAGTGCCCGACGCACCATGGACGACCTGCTCCTGGCCCGCGTCGAGAACAGCCACATCCATTTCGTGGCGCGCGACGGGGCCGACATGACAGGCCTGCATGAAGCCAACCTGTTCCAGACTTCCGACATCATCCACGCCGCAGAAATGGGGCTGATGGTGGGTGGCGGCGTGGGTCTGGTGGCCGGTGCGGTCGTAGCCATGTTCCCGATCGTCAGCGACACTCCGCAGTGGGGGCTGGTTGGCGTGCTGGCCGTGCTCGGCGCGGTATTCGGTGCCTGGTCTGCGAGCATGATCGGCAGCTCGGCGCCCAACAGCCGCCTGCGCGCGTTCGAGAAGGACATCGAAGCGGGCAAGATCCTGCTGATGGTCGACGTGCCGCGCGGCCGTGTCGAGGAAGTCGAAATGCTGCTGCAGAAGGCCCATCCGGAAGCCGCGTTTGCCGGCCTGGATCCGGCCGTGCCGGCCTTCCCCTGACGCCTCCCGTCCTGCCGCGCCGAACGTAAGCGACAGTCCTTCCGCGCCTTCGCGGCGCGCCTCGATGCGCGTTTGCACGCGCGTCCCTGCATCACACCTGCACCGGGAGCCGGTGAAGGTGTGATGCCGCAGCAACACCCCCTGATCCGCCGTTTGCCCCGATACCCTGCTTCGGGTAATTTGCGAAACGTTGCGTCGACGCCGTCCGCGTGATTCACCTGCCGGAGGCGC from the Cupriavidus sp. WKF15 genome contains:
- a CDS encoding acetate kinase, giving the protein MNKRSMQSIRNAGCSTLLLVGGLAQAQTSPDAGPSPAPGIEALQHQLTEQQGQLEAMKRALAEQDAVIKELRSVIGDDVLARKRGGAGPGITGGDNATNAATAAAASSAAQGAPNPVNTPQQVVGQPQQAPVQAQQGQQPQQGQPQQGESADSQVAGVDEPVGRPPERETRPPEIAPITDQPGVLTGEGKLVVEPGFQYGYSSNNRVALVGYTVIPAILIGLVDVREVKTTTYLASVALRYGITKRLEIEAKVPYVHSSGSTVSREIFTGTAVDNVFNAAGSGLGDVEATLRYQLNYGNEKMPYFIGWLRYKSNTGKDPFEVVTDCVTRCVGNATGTGLPLGLPTGTGFQAIQPGVTWLLPTDPAVFFGTFSYLHNFARDNVSRTVLNGDKEFLGKIAPGDIFEFSFGMGLALNEHASFSIGYDQAIIWPTKQNGQTVPGSVRVTQGTLLVGYSYRFNNRYTLNLSVGAGLTRDTPDLQVNVRLPITF
- a CDS encoding DUF1269 domain-containing protein encodes the protein MRKRIFWLLPDLVSARRTMDDLLLARVENSHIHFVARDGADMTGLHEANLFQTSDIIHAAEMGLMVGGGVGLVAGAVVAMFPIVSDTPQWGLVGVLAVLGAVFGAWSASMIGSSAPNSRLRAFEKDIEAGKILLMVDVPRGRVEEVEMLLQKAHPEAAFAGLDPAVPAFP